The Astatotilapia calliptera chromosome 2, fAstCal1.2, whole genome shotgun sequence genome includes a window with the following:
- the LOC113030551 gene encoding uncharacterized protein LOC113030551: protein MNALWVILLLLHRGYTLIPVTTVQLGEPATLLCDLPKTEYRRRVDWYKQSPGDSLQRIWTVKDPAEPAFAPEFKNSKWDVKYGKNLTNLTILRTRQEDEGIYHCGFTAWLQDTKWTATYLLVKGNTQKTSNYSVVQKKIAPPGGSVTLHCSLLSNFDNKTCSGGLSMFWFRQGSNPSHPSIIYTDGNRHHACGSNSATQQSCVYQFNKSISSSEEGTYYCAVATCGKILFGKGTKLQVTGCSVWSQSATTVIFLLCPILVLIVVAFLAYAIKKTNSDYCKATILEKNSGDFKRQQEKDTSVFSAVIFTVIQDKKNIKAVKRQQISMNFGPD from the exons ATGAATGCGTTGTGGGTCATACTGCTTCTTCTTCATCGAGGAT ACACACTTATTCCAGTAACTACAGTTCAACTCGGTGAACCTGCAACTTTGCTGTGTGACCTGCCTAAGACCGAGTACAGGCGTAGAGTCGACTGGTACAAGCAGAGTCCTGGAGACTCTCTGCAAAggatttggacagtgaaggaccCTGCAGAACCTGCCTTTGCACCTGAGTTCAAAAACTCAAAATGGGATGTTAAGTATGGCAAGAATCTGACCAACCTGACCATTTTGAGGACAAGACAAGAGGACGAGGGAATCTATCACTGTGGATTCACAGCGTGGCTCCAAGATACCAAATGGACTGCGACATATTTGTTAGTAAAAG GAAACACCCAGAAAACATCGAACTATTCTGTTGTTCAAAAGAAAATAGCCCCTCCAGGAGGCTCAGTCACTCTTCATTGTTCACTCCTCTCTAATTTTGATAACAAGACATGTTCCGGAGGTCTCAGTATGTTCTGGTTTAGACAAGGATCAAATCCATCTCATCCTAGCATCATCTACACTGATGGAAACAGACATCATGCATGTGGGAGTAACTCTGCGACTCAGCAGAGTTGTGTTTATCAGTTCAATAAAAGTATTAGCTCCTCAGAAGAAGGGACTTACTATTGTGCTGTGGCCACATGTGGGAAGATATTGTTTGGAAAAGGAACTAAACTTCAAG TTACTGGGTGCAGCGTGTGGTCACAGAGTGCCACTACAGTTATTTTTCTGCTGTGTCCCATCTTGGTTCTGATTGTTGTTGCTTTCCTCGCTTACGCAATCAAGAAAACCAACAGTGATTATTGCAAAG CTACTATCCTGGAGAAAAACTCTGGTGATTTCAAAAGACAACAG gaaAAGGACACATCAGTGTTTTCTGCTGTCATCTTTACTGTGATACAAGATAAAAAGAACATAAAGGCCGTGAAGAGGCAACAGATTTCCATGAATTTTGGACCGGATTAG